DNA sequence from the Megachile rotundata isolate GNS110a unplaced genomic scaffold, iyMegRotu1 scaffold0092, whole genome shotgun sequence genome:
TTCCCCTTACATTCTTTCTGCCCTCGATACTTACTCGTGTCTGTTTATTAGCTGTTCCTGCTTTCCTGCTGTCTCTTGGCTGCTTCCCTTTACTCCTGTAACGCGGCATATTTTCATGTAGTGATTAgcccttttcttcttttttggttatgcctcgttacgaggatccccccgaattgccagccccactcccccgcccaagcggaccccctcgccgctggggcaagaatgagtaagcgtgcgtgtgtgttTCTCGTTGATTGTCAATCGCGtgcatttctctttttatttttttttaatatatatgttTTGCGAGCCCCGCTTTtgtcccccccccccctcctTCTACCCTCCAGCCACTAAGAAGGAGCCGCCGTTGTCCCCgatcgcggaggaacctctccctgagcgacggaggcgcgggatgggtccaccaaggaagacaccggctgtccggtcgcggcgccaccccgtcaccgtccgcgggggcgaccggcagcccaccaccaggaaacgccaggcctggagACGAGCCatccccaactgccacctcgagagggccctaggacctggccaccagacgtcgtagtggaatggcccatcctcgacgccgagaTCCTCgtggtgggggaataccgcgaaccggggaaggaGATTACGAGGAAGAAGAAgctagcgagccgccgcgagaaGTAGAGTGAGATTTTCCGCAAAAGCCCCGCTAGAGTTTATAGCCGGTTCTCTTACTTTTGTATTTTTGGGTTCAGTTTCGTTCTTTTGCGTTTTTGAGTTTAGTAGTGCGTtccttttgtttttttttctgctTTCGCTTTGTATAGTGTATTGTGTGTGTGTGCCTGTTTGTGGatttgtcgccgccgccccaccgAGGAAGTTTTTTGGAGTCCACGGCGAAAAAGGTAGGCGCCATCCCCTTGCCTActatttctgttttttttttattcattcgcGCGTGGGCGaaggcgataggacccctggccgcAGTGACGAGGtccctagaggccgcgaacgGTCTACGTCGATACCGTTCCCTCTAATCTACTTTTCACGCTtctgtatttggtatttaggaccaacgtccccttgttgtccacgacccTGGAGAGGCGTGCTCCTTGCGGACCGATCATTCGGCATGTCTTTGTACCTTCTATCTTTCTTCTATACTCGTGCGTACCGTGTGCCCCcagcgccgcgaaagcctctctcgcaactggcgagtcgatccCTTTTTCATCGACCGTGgcctgtaacgcgtggggcccactagAATTCATTTTTTTGGTTCCGTCTACGTGGcccacttggaggcccgaataaaagttttctttgttggatacaaactcgcgggtcttttactaatttttttctgaccccctctgattcccgctcccgacagagcagccggaagggcgatttccgcggacgagtgcattggcactggcgccccgtgAAATAAATcagccgtgggtgtgagcatcgctgcgtggagggccgttttccctaactgcccccactctagggaacccccttcgggcttcgccccaccgatccgtcacacccCTTAAACTTCCGAGCTCCACTTTGCTGTTCGTGGCCTCCAGACGTGTTCATTCCTTCGCTTCCGCTCAGGGATCAGCGACTTGTACAAGGTTAGTATAACTTGATGTCCCCAGGTTAGTATAACTTAACGTCCCCTTGTCTCATTGCCACACCACTTGTTCTCCTTTCTAATCAATCTTACACGTTTCAGTCTTTTCTGCTCCAGGCAGTCTTCCTCCGCCTCGCTTTTGTTTGAAGAAGCTAAGTATTCATactaatttaaatgttttaacaatatgatataatatattgtgacatatcggtgggggaaagcccgaatgGGGTTCCCTAGAGTGGGGGCAGTCCGGTAAGACGGCCCTTCACGtgccgatgctcacacccacggttgatttatttcacggggcgccagtgccaaTGCACACGTCCGCGGTAATCGCCCTttcggctgctctgtcgggagcgggaattaGAGGGGGTCAaaaaaaaaatgagtaaaagaCCCGTGAGTTCGTATACAACAGAGAAAAGGCTTTTATTCGGACCACAAGTAGACCACGTAAGCAGAACAGGAAAAAACAGGAGTGGGtcccacgcgttacaattaacggtcgaggaaaaaggATCGACTCGCCAactgcgagggaggctttcgcggcgcggcgCTTACAAAAGAAAGACAGAAACTAAGGAAAACCCGAAGTATTCGTccgcagggagcacgccctcttaggggtcgtggacaacaaggggatgttggtcctaaataccaaatacagaAGCGTGAAAAGTAGATTAGAGGGAACGGTATCGACGTAGACtgttcgcggcctctagggtacTCGTCAcaggggccaggggtcctatcgccctcgcccacgcgcaaataaaTATCTAAAGAAAAGGGTATGGAGAtagctcctacctttttgcgctggcgTGTCCAACcaccaaaaaaaaagaaatccaagctggggcggcggcgaccaatccacacaggcacacaatacaaTAACAAAAGAAAACTCAATAAagaaacggaacgcactactcaCACAAAATACATCGAACCAAAAGAAAACGcggaaaagaggaaaaaaaaaacaaagatttTGATTTCAGCGGGGGCTGTAGGCGAAAGGCTCGACTGGCGTGGCTGCTCGCTAGCTTCTCccgatcttcttccccggttcacggtattcccccaccccgaggatttcggcgtcgaggatgggccattccacggtggtgtttggtggccaggtcctggggccctctcgaggtggcagttgggggtggcttgtccccaggcctggcggttcccggtggtcggctgccggtcgcccccgcggaggatgacggggtggcgccgcgaccggacagccggtatctccttcggtggacccatcccgcgcctccgtcgctcagggagaggttcctccgcgaccggggacaacggtggctccggtgctggttggaggcagcaaaggGGGGAAAGAAAATCGTGGCGtccgaaataaataaaaacaataagaaaaaacacacacacgcttactcatacttgccccagcggcgaggcgGTCcacttgggcggaggagtggggccggcaattcgggaggatcctcgtaacgaggcataaccaaaaaaaaagaacgtAATGAACTAAATGAatatatgcctcgttacaatatATCTATACCTTGTTGTATTTTATACACtactcaaaaaaattaagggaacaaaaaaattccttaaaattttaggtcattttcagaTTGCTGTATCTCCGTTGGTATTAATCACAGAAGAATTCCAGAacagtcattttgaagcttcaggtctctagttttcggCTCTTGGCCTCAAAAGTATTTTGCGCCtattttcattaacaaaatatgcaaaaaatcacgatgaaaaaattaaaaaattttttttcttttttgtacggTTTGCACTGACGCagataaatttttttgaataatGCCATTTATCGGGCGCTATTCTTTGTttcttcccctataatttgcatgtCCAGGAAgtcgatttcgacgtttggtcACAAAGTTATGAGCTATCAAAGCAAAAATGACGCTTTTCCTTTTaatagtcattatctcatgaacccagcatcgaacaaaaattctgaatacGGTTCCAGAAAGCAGAGAGTATACCCTTTGAGATGGCTGTCTCAGTTTTTCActaaatgttttctttttaagcttaatattgatgtaaagaaacgtcaaaaaacggtgttttttcctcaaattacaaaagttacgatatctttgtaaataagtattgtaatgattacgcctatgtttttttttaagctcatattgcccactaaatgtatgcgaagtttcaaatcGCTCCGATTCGTTGTTCCCTATGACCCAATGGATCAAACTTTGACATTTGAACGAAAAGAGGtaaggaaacgtcattactGTTCCGATACGCGACTTGTTCGAACAACGGTTAAAATGTTTTGGAACGAgcgttctgtctcgctcgctcgtCAGCTCGCGCGACTGCTGAGCATCTTGGCGAGGGTGACGCGGGGGGGCGGAGATAGCCTCCAACGATATATGTTTTGTTCCGCGTCGGTTACCTTACTTGTCGTTCCGAATTGTAATCATCAACTACGGCAAACTAAACGATATTTCGCTTTTTCGCTTTTGAGATATCCTCGCGATCAATTAGACGAACAGTAAAACGTACTGCTTCGGAGACGTTTCTCTTTGTATTTAATAAGTTACTTAGTTAAATTAAAAGACATTTTTGATTTGTGTATGTATCGTgcgatttatatttaatacttttgacAAATGTACAGTTCCTTTTTCGTTTAAAACATATAAGTTTATTGTTCCGTCGGAAGTCCGGCAAAACCTATCGTTTTCATTTCCTCGGGAACAATATCTAACTCTACGCGATTTTCGTCAAGAGCGATATTGCCCCaacatttggtccttcgagccggataatTTCGACGAACAATTCTTGTGACAATTTTCGTGAGTGCTTGAAATAATCGTTCGAAGACTCCAACTCATCGCCGGTTCCTGCCAATCTTCACGACTTGGACTTTGTGGTTCTGGAAAGGAAAAGGAAGATCagtttttttggaaattttcgagcGCAGTGGCGGTAAGAAAAGATAAGCGTTGTATCTTTTTCATTGCCAACGGTTACAAAACGTTACATTGCCGTTAGTAACGGGCGCATTTAAATCGACTTCCTGGGTGACCTTACCGTGGAGGCGAGACGTTAACAGTCGTCGACTCCGTATTGTTGCCACCCATAACAAAGAGGTGACAACGGTCGACCTCAGCGCACTACCGTTTCTATCGCTCGCTGTTTTTCTGCTTCTAACAACAAAAACGGAACATAACGTTTTGTCAACCGTACCATTTCGAtacaaattcaaaactccaTAATAACGAAATGTCTTCACCCACTTTCGACGATCTACTGCGAGAGCAAACGGAGTTGGCCGGTTGGATCCAACGGTTTTGGACGAATCTATGCAAATTAGGGAAGGAAAAAATCACACGCTCGGTGCTGGTTCAAAGGAAAACCCTACTGGAGCGGTACTGGGATTCCTTCTTCTCTGGCCATCGACAGTTGATGCGGTGCAGGGAGGCATCAAAGTCAACCTACGTGCAGAATGATCTCTTTTCGGAAGTTGAAGAGGCCTATCTTGACGCCGCTGCAAAAATAGATCAACTGGTAGAGCAACTCCCCAACGCGGGCGCCGCGGGGGGAGCTCCTAATCCCTTATCTATTCTATCGCAACCTCATCTGCCGAAAATTCATCTACCTACGTTTTCAGGCAACCCACTGGAATGGGAGAGTTTTCGCGATTTGTTCAGGAGTCTAGTACACGACGTTCCGCACCTGTCCAACACCAAGAAACTTCTCTACCTGAAGTCCAGCTTGTCCGGCGAAGCGTTGGAGGTCATCCAAAACACTCCCATCACGGAAGCGGGGTACGAAGGAGCATGGGAAGACCTCGAGGTCCGGTACGGAAACACTAGGCTGCTGTCCTTCGCCCATCACCGAGCCATCCTGACATGCCCACCAGCTCAACGGCAATTGACGTCGGAATTGAAGCGCCTGTTGGACACCTTCAGGCAGACCATTCGAGCCTATTCAGCATTGAAGAAACCTGTAACGGCGTGGGACGAGTGGTTCATGTTTTTATTAAGTCAGAAACTTGACAGAACCACTCACTTGGCCTGGGAGACGTCCCTCGCGAAAAGCCGAGAAATCCCGTCCTTCCAGCAATTGGCGGATGTCCTCGAGAACCGGATACAGGCTTTGGACGCTGCTCAGATCCCGGAATCGTTGATCAGATCCTCCCCGCAAGCCAAAGACGTTGCGCCTAAAATTAAAGGAGAGTCGAGCGCGAAGAAGACACACTCAACGATCTACGCAGCATCGGCAAAAAATCTGACATCTCGGAAGTGCCTCTCGTGCAGCGGAACCCACAACATAAGCTACTGCACAAAATTCAAAGCACTCTCCGCCTCGAAGCGAAAGGATCGAGCCATTCAATTAAAGGCGTGTCTCAATTGCCTAAACGCAGGCCATGAAATGGCGAAATGCCCTTCGCAACAGGGTTGTCTGGCGTGCGGAAAGCGTCACCACACGTTACTCCACGAGGCGATGCTTCTCCCTGGCTCAACGGTGTCTCACGCATCGATGGTACAACGGCCTTCCGAGGATGAAGATCTCTTCGCCACAAACCGGGGAGTTGCGCTACTCGCCACCGCGAGGGTCAAGGTGGAGGCGCCATCGGGGGACTCCATTGAAGTTCGGGCGCTGCTGGATACCGGCTCCGACACGTCCCTCGTAAGCCAATGGGTCGTACAAACTTTACGCTTGCCACGGCGGGCGGTTCAAGTGGCCATCTCGGGGGTGCAGGATAGGGAAGCCGGCGCAGCGACCAGTGAGGTTCAATTTTCGGTGCGCTCCAAGCTACAAAAGGACTTCACACTTCCCGTGCGCGCCCTGGTGCTCCAGCGTCTGACCTCGCTGATACCGTCCCAGCAGATGGACAACAAAAATTGGCATCATCTACGCGGCGTTACACAGGCTGATCCTGGCTTCGGTATACCATCCCGAGTGGACCTTATACTCGGCGCGGATGTTTGTGGAGCTCTCTTCCTGGACCAAACTCGAAGCGGACAGCCAGGTACCCCAGTGGGAAAATTGACGCCTTTCGGTTGGGTTTTACTAGGTCCCACCTCCAGACGCCAGGCTGGGATTGGCTCTGTCGCTCGGACGTATCATTGCCGTTGCGACGACACCACGGAACAACTACTCCAACGATTTTGGGAGGTGGAGGAACTTCCCAATCGATCGCCCTTGTCGCCCGAGGAGGAGAATTGCGAACGCCATTTCAAGGACACGCACTCCCGAGATGAAAGCGGACGGTACTGCGTACGCTTACCTTTCAAGCAGGATCCCAGCAGCGCTTTAACGTCGACGCAAGCTATGGCTTTAAAATTCCTGTTGAGCTGCGAGCGTCGATTGGCCTCCAACCCCCAACTGGCGGAGGGTTATCGGGCCTTTATGGGGGAATACCTCGACCTCGACCACATGGAGCCCGTCATGGATTTAGAGAAGAAGACCAACGCCTATTACCTGCCGCATCACGCCGTGGTGAAGCGCCACGACCCTTCGGCCAAGCTGCGCGTCGTCTTCAACGCCTCATTTCCGACATCTACGGGAAATTCTCTAAATGACTGCTTGTGCACGGGCCCGAAACTTCAGGCGGATCTGTGGCTCGTACTTGCTCGCTGGAGACTATTCCGAAACGTATTCACCTCGGATATCGTCAAAATGTATCGCCAGATTAGGGTGCACACTCTGGACCGACAATGGCAACGCATCCTGTGGAGGAAAAAACCAGATGAACCAGTTCAAGATTACGATTTATCTACAGTCACTTACGGGACATCCTGTGCTCCGTTTCTGGCTCTTCGGGTGCTTCAGCAGCTGGCCGAAGACGAGAAAGGAAGGTTTCCATCGGGGGCAATCGTCGTCAAGCGTCACACCTACGTTGACGACATACTGGCGGGGGCGGACGACGAGGGACTGCTGCAGGATTTAAAAAAGGAGGTCGTCGCCATCTTCGAGGCAGGGGCGTTCCACTTGGCGAAATGGGCTTCCAACACCCCGAGCCTGCAAGAAAAGGGTCAGTCCGAAGAATGTCTCTTCCAGGAGGCCTCTGGAATCGGGACGCTTGGGGTGCTCTGGAGCCCCAAAACCGATTCATTTTCACTCCGGGTGAACTTACCCGCAAACCCGCCCGCTCGATATACCAAGAGGCGAATTCTGTCCGAAGTGGCCAGTCTGTTCGACCCGCTAGGATGGGCTGCACCAGTGCTCATTTTCGCCAAGGTCTTGATGCAGGATCTCTGGATACTCGGCGTGGAGTGGGACCAGGACCTGCCACAAAAGTTGCAAACCTCTTGGGTAAGCTTTAAGGAGTCGCTTTACCTACTTAACACGCTAAACGTTCCCAGGTGGACCCATTTTACGAGTGGCCATCAAGAGTTCGAGTTGCATGGCTTTTGCGACGCGTCTCAAAGGGCTTACGCAGCTGCTGTCTACTTGCGAGTGGTCCGGGGAGAAGCTCTTTTCACCACGTTATTGGTGGCCAAAACCAAAGTGGCACCGGTGAAAACAATAAGCATTCCGCGCTTGGAACTCTGCGGGGCGGTCCTCCTGGCCAAGCTGATCGTCCAAGTGAAGCAAGGACTCGACATACCTGCTCCCATAACAGCATGGACGGATTCCACGGTGACGCTGCACTGGATAAAGGGCCACGCATCTCTCTGGAAGCCATTTGTGGCTCATCGAGTGGCGTCAGTCCAAACCTGCGTCTCCCCTGACCATTGGCGACATTGTCGAACGTCAGAAAACCCAGCGGATCTGGCAACTAGGGAGATCGCCGTCACCGAACTGAGAAAATCCAACCTATGGTGGCAGGGGCCCGCATGGTTGACCACTTCGTCCAATACATGGCCACCTCCACTAGTGCTCGAGGTCGAAGACATGCATGAAGAAAGGGCCAAAGCAAACGCCTTCTCGGCCAACGTTGTTGAGGGGAACGACTTCCTTACGCGTTTCTCATCCCTTTCGCGCCTCAAATCGGTCATTGCATACTGCTTCAGGTTCAGCCTACTCACCAGACGTAAAACCTGCGAGACTGGACACCTGACCGCCAAGGAACGGGCCCATGCACTCCTGAGTCTCATTCGGCTTTCCCAAGGGACCAGCTTTCCGGAGGAAATTCAACGTCTCCAGCAGTGCAGCGAAGTAAAGAAGACGTCGCCTCTCGCCTCGCTGAAGCCCTTTCTCGATCCTCATGGGGTGCTtcgggtgggggggggggggggggcggggCGACTGGGAAACGCGCTGCTTCCCTACGAAGAAAAGCATCCAGCGATCATGGCGAAAACGTGTCACTTGACGAAGTTATTAGTGGCAGACGCTCACCTGCACACTTTCCATGGTGGACCGCAACTGACCAGGAGCCTGCTATTAAGAAAATTTTGGATTCTCCATGGCCGTCCTTTGGTCCGTCAAGTCATAAAAAATTGCGTTCGTTGCGCAAGATACGGTGGAGTTCCAGCCAAGCAATTGATGGGACAGCTGCCTCTGGACCGAGTGACCCCGCAGCGTGCTTTCCTCACATCAGGCGTGGACTATGCAGGGCCCATAATGCTGCGTACCTCTGCGGGTCGTGGACACAAGTCATACAAGGGTTATATTGCAGTATTCGTATGCCTGACAACACGAGCAATACACTTGGAAGCAATTTCATCACTTACCTCAGCATCGTTTATCGCGGCTTTCCGAAGATTTGTGGGGCGAAGAGGCCGCTGTGCCACCATGTGGAGCGACAATGGCACCGTTTTCCATGGCGCGGACAGGGAATTGCGATCCATGTTCAGCAGCGCGTCAAAATTCTACAAAGAGGCCGCCGCTTTGCTCGCAACAGACGGGACGGACTGGAAATTCATTCCCCCCTACTCTCCGCACTTCAGGGGCCTGTGAGAAGCGGGCGTTAAATCGGTCAAGCACCATCTTCGATGCATTATGGGAGATGCAAAACTAACCTTTGAAGAAATGTCCACGCTTCTCTGTCAGATAGAAGCGTGCGTGAATTCCAGACCGTTACAACCGCTTTCGGATGATCCTTCGGACTTGTCGGCGCTCACACCCGGACACTTCCTTATCGGGGAGTCGACGTGCAACGTCCCCGAACCCGAACCGGAAAGCGGTGATGTATCCCTAACAACGCGTTGACGAAAAATTTTAACCATGCGATCTCAATTTTGGCACAGGTGGAGACGAGAGTTCTTACAACACCTTCAACCGTTTCCGAAGTGGCGCCAGCGGTCCGAAAATCTGGAGGTGGGCAGTTTGGTCCTCTTGCGCGACGAACTACAACCACCGGCAAAATGGATGATGAGCCGCGTCGAACGCGTTCATCCAGGGAAAGACGGCGAAACTAGAgtggtaacgctacgcactatTAACGGCTCAGTGACGAGACCAATCGTCAAACTGTGCCCCCTCCCAGTTCCGACCGCTGACGTCACTCAACGCGACGCTTCAGAAATCAAGAAAAAATAGATTCCGCGTCGTTTCGTAAGATTAAGCTATTCACGGCGGGCGGTCTCTAAATTCTAACAATttacattatattgtatttacatCTTTATACTTACCTTGAATTTATCGTTTTGCTTTACGTTAATTGCTATTGTCCGGTTGTTAATCACATCCTGCAATCGTTCACGCATATTAATGCATCGCCGTATCAtggtttgtggaatttggtcccaaattcgaagaaacgcattttCCAACGCACGTAAATTCCTTAAATGCGCATACTCCGTTCGCAATCGACGTCCCATCATATCCCAAACGTGTTCGATTGGAGTCAGATCTGGGCTCATTGCTGGATGTGGTAGCGCATTAATTCGGTGTTGCGACAGGAACCGTCTTGTAATGTTCGCTGTATGTGGCCGAGCATTATCTTGGACTAATCGAAATCGGTTTCCAATTCGTTGACGAAAAGGTAGGACATGTGGAcgtaaaatttcattgatatacCGGCCAGCATTCAACCTACCACGTACGATTACCAATTGCGTCCGGTTAAACCGCGAAATACCTGCCCAAACCATTACCGAACCACCATTATACGCTGCTACAGGAACAGTGTTTCTCTGACGATTTCGCTCTCCGCGATAACGCCAAACTTGAGGACGCCGATCGTTTCCGTGGCGGCAAAATCTCGATTCGTCTGTGAACAACACATTGTTCCATTTGCGTGTCCGCCTATTAACGTGCTGACGTGCATACATTAAACGATTGCAGCGATGTCTAGGCGTAAGCATTGGTACGCGAACAGGTTGTCTCGCTTGTAATCCAACCTGCCTCAAACGATTTTGAACAGTTTGACCTGAAATGGTGCGCTGAGATTGTTGACGGCGGCGGTTTCGAAATCGCAGGGCAATAACATCCGCATGGGCAAAGGGTTCAACTCTTACGTGTCTTACTATTGCCCTATCATCTCTTGGGGTAGTGATACGTGCCCGACCTTGACCCGGACGTCGGCCGTATCTGCCAGTCTGTTGGTATCGTGCATAAGTTCGACAAACGACCGACAGACTTATATCCATGATGTTCCCGATTTCGCGGTAACGATAGCCCCCCTCGACGAGGGTTACGAGACGAGCAACTTCCGCCTCACACAAATGACGTCGAGCcataatcaaataaaaaattttatgaaatttttattccgtaagcaagaatttttaagtaaattttaaatttgttaatttaaaatgcGCGCGCACACATTCATACCTGCATATACACGGCACACATACACACTAACTTTCACACACAAGAGAAAGCGTAACCCGATCTTCTCAAATcaaagcattctttaaaaattccgcAATAGTACCGGTAAATGTAAAGGCACAAACATTTTTATGCATTAAGCGCACTAGTCGCGTATCGGAACagtaatgacgtttccttaCCTCTTTTCCTTCAAATGTCAAAGTTTGATCCATTGGGTCATAGGGAACAACGAATCGGAGCgatttgaaacttcgcatacatttagtgggcaatatgagcttaaaaaaaaacataggcgtaatcattacaatacttatttacaaagatatcgtaacttttgtaatttgaggaaaaaacaccgttttttgacgtttctttacatcaatattaagcttaaaaagaaaacatttagTGAAAAACTGAGACAGCCATCTCAAAGGGTATACTCTCTGCTTTCTGGAACCgtattcagaatttttgttcgatgctgggttcatgagataatgactattAAAAGGAAAAGCGTCATTTTTGCTTTGATAGCTCATAACTTTGTgaccaaacgtcgaaatcgacTTCCTGGacatgcaaattataggggaagaaACAAAGAATAGCGCCCGATAAATGGCattattcaaaaaaatttatctGCGTCAGTGCAAACCGtacaaagaagaaaaaaaattttttaattttttcattgtgattatttgcatattttgttaatgaaaataGGCGCAAAATACTTTTGAGACTAAGGGccgaaaactagagacctgaagcttcaaaatgactgtTCTGGAATTCTTCTGTGATTAATACCAACGGAGATACAGCAAtctgaaaatgacctaaaattgtaaggaatttttttgttcccttaatttttttgagtaGTGTATATTCTGACTTATtctctttacctttattttactttgttgctatatctttgttatttattttatttatttatttcttctatttttgttattattgtttTCTACCTATTTATTCTATATCTTTTGTTACTTATCTTAAGTTATTCATTATTACACATAGAGACCGTTAATCAGCAATACTTAGTTATTTAATACTTACATTTTAGTTGTTGACGATGGACCTGGAAATGAAAATTGTACAGATAAATCTGAACAGATCCCCTACTGTCTGGGACTTGCTATACAACAAAATGCGTAGGGAGGGAATAGTGCTGGCGTTAGTAAGTGAACCCCCAAAGAAAATGGGAGAGAATACAGCTTTCTGGAGTAGGGA
Encoded proteins:
- the LOC143266212 gene encoding uncharacterized protein LOC143266212, translated to MSSPTFDDLLREQTELAGWIQRFWTNLCKLGKEKITRSVLVQRKTLLERYWDSFFSGHRQLMRCREASKSTYVQNDLFSEVEEAYLDAAAKIDQLVEQLPNAGAAGGAPNPLSILSQPHLPKIHLPTFSGNPLEWESFRDLFRSLVHDVPHLSNTKKLLYLKSSLSGEALEVIQNTPITEAGYEGAWEDLEVRYGNTRLLSFAHHRAILTCPPAQRQLTSELKRLLDTFRQTIRAYSALKKPVTAWDEWFMFLLSQKLDRTTHLAWETSLAKSREIPSFQQLADVLENRIQALDAAQIPESLIRSSPQAKDVAPKIKGESSAKKTHSTIYAASAKNLTSRKCLSCSGTHNISYCTKFKALSASKRKDRAIQLKACLNCLNAGHEMAKCPSQQGCLACGKRHHTLLHEAMLLPGSTVSHASMVQRPSEDEDLFATNRGVALLATARVKVEAPSGDSIEVRALLDTGSDTSLVSQWVVQTLRLPRRAVQVAISGVQDREAGAATSEVQFSVRSKLQKDFTLPVRALVLQRLTSLIPSQQMDNKNWHHLRGVTQADPGFGIPSRVDLILGADVCGALFLDQTRSGQPGTPVGKLTPFGWVLLGPTSRRQAGIGSVARTYHCRCDDTTEQLLQRFWEVEELPNRSPLSPEEENCERHFKDTHSRDESGRYCVRLPFKQDPSSALTSTQAMALKFLLSCERRLASNPQLAEGYRAFMGEYLDLDHMEPVMDLEKKTNAYYLPHHAVVKRHDPSAKLRVVFNASFPTSTGNSLNDCLCTGPKLQADLWLVLARWRLFRNVFTSDIVKMYRQIRVHTLDRQWQRILWRKKPDEPVQDYDLSTVTYGTSCAPFLALRVLQQLAEDEKGRFPSGAIVVKRHTYVDDILAGADDEGLLQDLKKEVVAIFEAGAFHLAKWASNTPSLQEKGQSEECLFQEASGIGTLGVLWSPKTDSFSLRWPVCSTR